A genomic window from bacterium includes:
- a CDS encoding TrkA family potassium uptake protein, with the protein MYIIIVGCGKTGKYLAEILQADHNVVVIDKEKEAIDNLGEYFNGITILGDGMDIDVLKDAGIEKADALAVTTSNDNTNVLIAQIGKKIFNLTKVVARVSAPEKAELYRTLGVETVNSTAIFASLIRDKIIEEKFSAYILESSKLTTIEILTNSKLAGKKVNEINIPGEFRIITIVREQEPIIPDDDTEIQKNDTIVGLIKISSLKKLKRELDL; encoded by the coding sequence ATGTACATTATAATAGTTGGATGTGGAAAAACAGGTAAGTATCTGGCTGAAATTTTACAGGCAGACCATAATGTTGTTGTAATTGATAAAGAAAAAGAAGCAATAGATAATTTAGGTGAATATTTTAATGGAATTACTATTTTAGGTGATGGTATGGATATAGATGTTTTAAAAGATGCAGGGATTGAAAAAGCAGATGCTCTTGCAGTTACAACAAGTAATGATAATACAAATGTTCTAATAGCACAAATTGGGAAAAAAATTTTTAATTTAACAAAAGTTGTTGCAAGAGTTTCTGCCCCTGAAAAAGCCGAATTATACAGAACTCTTGGTGTTGAAACAGTAAATAGCACTGCAATTTTTGCTTCTCTTATAAGAGATAAAATTATTGAAGAGAAATTTTCTGCTTATATTCTTGAAAGCAGTAAACTTACAACTATTGAGATATTAACAAATAGTAAATTAGCAGGGAAAAAAGTGAACGAAATAAACATACCAGGAGAATTTCGTATAATTACAATAGTTAGAGAACAAGAACCAATTATTCCAGATGATGATACAGAAATACAAAAAAATGATACAATAGTTGGGCTTATAAAAATCAGTAGTTTGAAAAAGTTAAAGAGAGAGTTAGATTTATAA
- a CDS encoding TrkA family potassium uptake protein yields MNILIVGGGNIGYYLAERLSGSHYVVLIEKKLTVGEEIAGKTNVMVILGDGCDPQVLKKAGIKKADVVAAVTGNDIDNIIICQLAKDIYNVERTVAIVNNPKNQIVFTKLGIDVAIDSTAIIAKIIEDEIGWEDFVNLFAFKKGNLSLLRIDLPETSPIINMPIKELNLPEDSVIVAVIRNNKILVPTQDFILREKDEIITITKAGNESDLFKNLIGEIEE; encoded by the coding sequence ATGAATATACTAATTGTTGGTGGTGGTAATATCGGTTATTATCTGGCTGAAAGATTGAGTGGGAGTCATTATGTTGTTCTTATTGAGAAAAAATTGACTGTTGGAGAAGAAATTGCAGGTAAAACAAATGTAATGGTAATTTTGGGAGATGGATGTGACCCACAGGTACTTAAAAAAGCAGGTATTAAAAAAGCAGATGTTGTAGCCGCAGTAACAGGAAATGATATAGATAATATAATAATATGTCAATTGGCAAAAGATATTTATAATGTGGAAAGAACAGTTGCTATTGTTAATAATCCTAAAAATCAAATTGTTTTTACAAAATTAGGAATAGATGTTGCTATTGATAGTACAGCCATTATTGCAAAGATAATTGAAGATGAAATTGGATGGGAGGACTTTGTAAATCTTTTTGCATTTAAAAAAGGTAATTTATCACTTTTGAGAATTGACCTTCCAGAGACATCACCTATTATTAACATGCCAATAAAAGAACTAAATTTACCAGAAGATTCAGTTATTGTTGCAGTTATAAGAAATAATAAAATACTTGTTCCAACACAGGACTTTATTTTAAGAGAGAAGGATGAAATAATAACTATTACAAAAGCAGGAAATGAGTCAGACCTGTTTAAAAATTTAATTGGAGAGATTGAAGAGTGA